Proteins from a genomic interval of Syngnathus typhle isolate RoL2023-S1 ecotype Sweden linkage group LG15, RoL_Styp_1.0, whole genome shotgun sequence:
- the hnrnpl gene encoding heterogeneous nuclear ribonucleoprotein L: MAAAAGRFYGEGGRATKRQKTEDGGMTTESYDDPHKPLPSPVVHIRGLVDGIVETDLVEALQEFGTVSSVVMMPKKRQALVEYEDMNGSSAAVTYAAENQVYIGGHPAFINYSTSQKISRPGDSDDTRSVNNVLLLTIINPIYPITTDVLYTICNNCGPVQRIVIFRKNGVQAMVEFDSVQSAQRAKASLNGADIYSGCCTLKIEYAKPARLNVFKNDQDTWDYTNPNLSGQDADGEGNWNNSQDPNANPNKRQRQPALLGDHPPDYGGPQGSYHGYSDDSYGPPSHRMGPGMGGRGRGNQRYGAGYGPPPPEYGPHADSPVLMVYGLEPAKINADKVFNIFCLYGNVERVKFMKSKPGAAMVEMGDCYSVDRAISHLNNNFLFGQKLNVCVSKQQAIVPGQSYQLEDNSSSFKDFHGSRNNRFTSPEQAAKNRIQHPTNVLHFFNAQPDISEEIFNQICDELGVKSPSSVKLFSGKSERSSSGLLEWESVNDAMEALAMMNHHQMKNPSGPYPYTLKLCFSTTHHASS; the protein is encoded by the exons ATGGCTGCTGCTGCAGGTCGCTTCTACGGAGAAGGAGGCAGAGCAACAAAACGACAGAAAACTGAGGACGGAGGGATGACAACG GAAAGCTACGATGATCCCCATAAACCCTTACCCTCCCCGGTGGTGCACATTAGGGGCTTGGTTGATGGTATTGTGGAGACTGATTTGGTGGAAGCCTTGCAAGAGTTTGGGACGGTCAG TTCTGTGGTAATGATGCCCAAGAAGCGCCAGGCCTTAGTGGAGTACGAGGACATGAATGGATCCTCCGCTGCTGTTACATATGCAGCAGAGAACCAGGTTTACATTGGAGGCCACCCTGCTTTCATCAACTATTCCACGAGCCAAAAGATCTCCCGGCCAGGAGACTCGGACGACACGCGGAGTGTGAACAACGTGTTGCTACTCACCATCATCAACCCTATCTACCCAATCACCACG GACGTGTTGTACACCATATGTAACAACTGCGGGCCTGTCCAGCGGATCGTCATCTTCAGAAAGAACGGTGTTCAGGCCATGGTTGA GTTTGACTCTGTCCAAAGTGCCCAGAGAGCCAAAGCCTCGCTCAATGGAGCAGACATCTATTCTGGTTGCTGCACGCTGAAGATTGAATATGCCAAG CCAGCACGCCTAAATGTCTTCAAGAATGACCAGGACACATGGGACTACACAAATCCTAACTTGAGTGGCCAAG ATGCTGACGGTGAAGGCAATTGGAACAATTCACAAG ACCCAAACGCAAATCCAAACAAACGCCAAAGGCAGCCTGCTCTTCTCGGGGACCACCCACCTGATTATG GTGGCCCTCAGGGAAGCTATCACGGCTACAGCGACGACAGCTACGGGCCTCCTTCCCACCGCATGGGACCCGGTATGGGGGGACGTGGCCGTGGTAACCAGCGCTATGGCGCGGGATACGGGCCACCGCCCCCCGAGTACGGCCCTCATGCAGACTCGCCCGTACTTATGGTATACGGTCTTGAGCCGGCAAAGATTAATGCTGATAAGGTCTTTAACATCTTCTGCCTCTATGGGAATGTGGAGAGG GTTAAGTTCATGAAGAGCAAACCTGGAGCTGCAATGGTGGAGATGGGGGACTGCTATTCTGTGGACAGGGCTATCTCCCATCTTAACAACAACTTCCTTTTTGGACAGAAACTCAACGTCTG TGTGTCCAAGCAGCAGGCTATCGTGCCGGGACAGAGCTACCAGTTGGAAGACAACAGCAGTAGCTTCAAAGACTTCCACGGTTCTCGCAACAACCGCTTCACCTCACCGGAGCAGGCAGCCAAGAACCGAATCCAACACCCCACCAATGTCCTGCATTTTTTTAACGCACAGCCTGACATCTCTGAGGAGATCTTCAACCAG ATCTGCGATGAATTAGGAGTTAAGAGCCCTTCAAGTGTGAAACTTTTCAGTGGGAAGA GTGAGCGAAGTTCATCAGGTTTGCTTGAGTGGGAATCCGTTAACGATGCCATGGAAGCCCTGGCAATGATGAACCATCACCAGATGAAAAACCCCA gTGGGCCTTACCCTTACACTTTGAAGTTATGTTTCTCAACCACCCATCATGCCAGCAGCTAA
- the slc8a2a gene encoding sodium/calcium exchanger 2a, whose product MEAKPTHIPTVPVLLGLVLLSNPCTSFRPQVMERASGPPQSPNFTESGKRVCAGHVVCKPGILLPVWLPLNPPQGERAGRAIIYFLCLMYIFLGVSIIADRFMASIEVITSQVKEITITKPNGEKTVTTVRIWNETVSNLTLMALGSSAPEILLSVIEVCGHNFHAGELGPGTIVGSAAFNMFVIIGICVWVIPDGESRKIKHLRVFFITSFWSIFAYIWLYLILAVISPGIVEVWEAAVTLLYFPLCVLLAWIADRRLLFYKYLHKRYRADKRHGIVVEMEGGPEMIIDEKNSDGPRSSSSVTVSVQTPSEMDQSQDEVLRRLKDLRDKHPEKNLDQLIEMANYSTLVRQKKSRAFYRVQATRLLIGAGNLLRRHASQHSRRSGQGDDKLTCSHICFESAQYQCIENCGTLSLWVILDGGTSQNTFYVDYCTENGSANAGTDYDFIEGTLIFKPGETRKEIKVKILDDDVFEEDEHFFVRLQNLRLEEGGDEGTGCSPKGRLVEPLVATVTILDDDHAGIFTFGQGVLRVSESTGTLTATVVRNSGSRGTVSIPYHTEDGSAKAGVDYEQAKGELQFTNEQTSNTLKIHILNVEEYEKRENFFLVLKEPKWLKRGLSALLLNQGHPSPEEEEARRISEMGKPILGEHSRMEIIIEEACDFKNTVDKLLKDTNLASVIGSRSWREQFMEAVTVSAGDRDDEGEDQAMPNCFDYFMHMLCIFWKVLFAFVPPTQYWNGWACFIVSISVVGILTAIIGDLASHFGCTVGLRDTVTAVVFVALGTSLPDTFASKVAATQDQYADASVGNVTGSNAVNVFLGIGVAWSVAAIYWQVKGQVFRVDVGSLAFSVTLFTIFAFFAMGALMIRRRPSIGGELGGPRIPKILTSFFLFGLWFLYILFSSLEAYCHIKGF is encoded by the exons ATGGAAGCAAAACCTACCCACATTCCAACAGTCCCTGTTCTTCTCGGGCTCGTTCTACTCTCCAACCCTTGCACCTCCTTCAGGCCGCAGGTTATGGAACGAGCGTCTGGCCCTCCGCAGTCGCCTAATTTCACCGAATCTGGCAAGCGGGTTTGTGCGGGCCATGTGGTGTGTAAACCTGGGATTCTGTTGCCGGTGTGGTTGCCACTCAACCCTCCTCAAGGGGAGAGGGCAGGAAGAGCTATCATCTACTTCCTCTGTCTCATGTACATTTTCCTTGGAGTGTCCATCATTGCAGACCGTTTTATGGCATCAATTGAAGTCATCACCTCTCAG GTGAAAGAGATAACCATTACCAAACCCAACGGAGAGAAAACGGTAACTACCGTGCGAATCTGGAACGAGACCGTCTCCAACCTCACACTCATGGCTCTCGGCTCTTCTGCTCCTGAGATTTTGCTTTCTGTCATTGAG GTATGCGGGCACAACTTTCACGCAGGGGAGCTGGGCCCAGGCACCATCGTCGGAAGCGCCGCCTTCAATATGTTTGTGATCATCGGCATATGCGTGTGGGTGATCCCCGACGGAGAGTCTCGCAAGATCAAACACCTGCGGGTGTTTTTTATTACATCCTTCTGGAGCATCTTTGCCTACATTTGGCTCTACCTCATACTGGCCGTCATCTCGCCTGGGATCGTAGAG GTATGGGAAGCCGCAGTGACCCTGCTTTACTTCCCGCTGTGTGTGTTATTGGCTTGGATCGCTGACCGTCGCTTGCTCTTCTACAAATATCTTCACAAACGTTACCGCGCTGACAAAAGACATGGTATTGTGGTGGAAATGGAAGGTGGCCCTGAGATGATCATCGATGAAAAAAACTCCGATGGCCCCAGAAGCTCCTCCAGTGTGACAGTGTCTGTACAAACGCCAAGTGAGATGGACCAGAGCCAAGATGAG GTGCTTCGTAGACTCAAAGACCTACGGGACAAACACCCTGAGAAAAACCTAGACCAGCTCATCGAAATGGCCAACTACTCCACTTTGGTTCGTCAGAAGAAGAGTCGAGCTTTTTACCGTGTCCAGGCCACTCGCTTGTTGATAGGTGCTGGAAACCTACTGAGGAGACATGCTTCTCAACATTCACGCCGTAGCGGACAAGGAGATGACAAACTTACGTGCTCTCACATTTGTTTCGAAAGTGCCCAGTATCAGTGTATTGAGAACTGTGGTACTCTGAGCCTTTGGGTGATCCTCGACGGCGGTACATCTCAGAATACCTTTTATGTGGACTACTGTACAGAAAATGGGTCTGCCAATGCTGGAACTGATTATGACTTTATTGAAGGAACCTTGATATTTAAGCCCGGAGAGACACGGAAAGAAATCAAG gtAAAAATTTTGGACGATGACGTCTTTGAAGAAGACGAACATTTCTTTGTCCGTCTTCAAAATTTGAGGTTAGAGGAGGGTGGTGATGAAGGGACGGGATGTTCACCCAAGGGCAGACTGGTGGAGCCGCTGGTTGCCACTGTCACTATCTTGGATGATGACCATGCTGGCATCTTCACCTTTGGTCAGGGGGTTTTGCGGGTGAGTGAGAGCACAGGCACACTGACGGCGACAGTGGTGAGGAACTCAGGCTCCAGGGGTACCGTTTCTATACCATATCACACAGAGGACGGCAGTGCCAAAGCTGGAGTGGACTACGAGCAGGCCAAGGGTGAGCTGCAGTTTACCAATGAACAGACCAG CAACACCTTGAAAATTCACATTCTAAACGTGGAAGAGTATGAAAAACGGGAAAATTTCTTCCTAGTGCTCAAAGAGCCGAAATGGCTCAAGCGAGGACTCTCTG catTACTGCTTAATCAGG GTCACCCCAGCCCTGAGGAGGAAGAGGCTAGGAGGATCTCTGAGATGGGTAAGCCCATTCTCGGAGAGCACAGCAGGATGGAGATCATCATAGAAGAAGCCTGTGACTTTAAG AATACTGTGGATAAACTCCTTAAAGATACAAACCTAGCATCTGTGATTGGCTCACGTTCATGGAGGGAGCAGTTCATGGAAGCTGTCACCGTCAGCGCAG GTGATAGAGATGACGAGGGCGAAGATCAAGCCATGCCCAACTGCTTTGACTATTTCATGCACATGTTGTGCATTTTTTGGAAAGTCCTCTTTGCTTTTGTCCCGCCGACTCAGTACTGGAACGGGTGGGCGTGTTTTATCGTGTCAATATCTGTGGTTGGGATCCTAACAGCCATTATTGGAGACCTTGCCTCCCATTTTGGCTGCACAGTTGGCCTGAGAGACACGGTCACTGCAGTGGTCTTTGTAGCCCTGGGGACTTCACTTCCTG ATACCTTTGCCAGCAAAGTGGCTGCAACCCAGGACCAATACGCAGACGCATCAGTGGGAAATGTAACTGGAAGCAATGCAGTGAATGTCTTTTTAGGTATTGGTGTAGCTTGGTCTGTGGCTGCCATTTATTGGCAAGTCAAAGGTCAAGTTTTTCGTGTTGATGTCGGCTCACTGGCCTTCTCTGTCACGCTTTTTACCATTTTTGCCTTCTTCGCAATGGGAGCGTTGATGATCCGCCGGAGGCCCTCTATTGGGGGTGAGCTGGGAGGCCCACGGATCCCCAAAATCCTGACATCATTCTTTCTTTTTGGACTCTGGTTCCTTTACATTCTCTTCTCTAGTTTGGAGGCCTACTGCCATATAAAAGGCTTCTGA
- the nccrp1 gene encoding F-box only protein 50, which yields MSAAEWKKKCEEEWNLQGLPAPQSLDWKSVHEAKPFGRNLLKNPSPHGLSKDMAPPEADLPEFPMRGPPVFQPEGDFTGWTTNIEVLPQDTSGIPAGAVICALPQYSWFTLEQTLDLKAEGLWDELLDEFQPEIVIQDWYEESQLHRSIYQLHVKLLGADKSTVISEHSVNPTEDLSVYSLTWKEVSHVFSGYGPGVRYIHFLHRVKNQFLNGFYATRFTGSSVIVKALKSSS from the exons ATGAGTGCCGCTGAGtggaaaaagaaatgtgagGAGGAGTGGAATCTGCAGGGCCTGCCGGCACCACAGAGCCTGGACTGGAAGTCTGTGCATGAAGCCAAACCATTTGGGAGGAATCTGCTCAAGAACCCGTCTCCTCATG GGTTGAGTAAAGATATGGCTCCACCTGAAGCCGACTTGCCAGAATTTCCCATGCGTGGCCCTCCCGTTTTCCAACCGGAAG GTGACTTCACTGGCTGGACCACCAACATAGAGGTTCTCCCTCAAGATACCAGTGGCATTCCAGCAGGGGCTGTGATCTGTGCTTTACCGCAGTACAG TTGGTTTACACTGGAGCAGACGCTGGACCTAAAGGCAGAAGGTCTTTGGGATGAGCTGCTGGATGAGTTTCAACCAGAAATAGTCATTCAAGACTG GTATGAGGAGAGTCAACTGCATCGGTCAATCTACCAACTCCATGTGAAGTTATTGGGTGCGGACAAAAGCACGGTGATCTCCGAGCACTCTGTCAACCCCACTGAGGACTTGAGCGTCTATTCCCTCACGTGGAAGGAG GTGTCACACGTGTTCTCTGGCTATGGCCCGGGAGTGAGGTACATTCACTTCTTGCACAGAGTGAAGAACCAATTTTTGAATGGCTTCTACGCCACAAGGTTTACTGGCAGCTCGGTTATTGTCAAAGCACTCAAAAGCAGCTCATAG
- the LOC133168437 gene encoding odorant receptor 131-2-like, with protein sequence MSEAASGNASAVIQYRDSLGKAVAKNLLVLAMGLSINYINVGLIYTFCKHQIFYSDPRYILFFHLAVNDMIQTTMSLILFLISYILYRISVSACAAILLPAALTNENTPLNLACMAAECYIAVCLPLQHARICTVRRTLALIALIWTCSLISTLPDLFVTLATEPLEYFSSRVFCTRLNVFPNPLLAEKQKYAYLVYLFLVWPVIFFTYFKVFFVAQSASKDAKKAQRTIMLHGFQLLLCMTTYAVPALQQALFRWFPKNYKDSLFGCFILIQVLPRAISPIIYGVRDKRFRRYFKRYLLCNGGPDSAEIKSENNGTAPAH encoded by the exons ATGAGCGAAGCCGCGTCGGGGAACGCCAGCGCCGTCATCCAGTACCGAGACTCGCTGGGCAAAGCGGTGGCCAAGAACCTGCTGGTGCTTGCCATGGGACTGTCCATCAACTACATCAACGTGGGCCTCATCTACACCTTCTGCAAGCACCAG ATCTTCTACTCGGACCCTCGCTATATCCTGTTCTTCCATCTGGCTGTGAATGACATGATCCAGACGACCATGAGCCTCATCCTCTTCTTGATCAGTTACATCCTTTACAGGATCAGCGTGTCGGCGTGCGCCGCTATACTCCTGCCGGCCGCCCTCACCAACGAGAACACGCCCCTCAACCTGGCGTGCATGGCGGCCGAGTGTTACATCGCCGTGTGTCTTCCGCTTCAGCACGCTCGCATCTGTACGGTCAGGAGAACTCTGGCCCTCATCGCCTTGATCTGGACCTGCAGCCTCATCTCCACCCTGCCGGACCTCTTTGTAACCCTGGCCACCGAGCCGCTGGAGTACTTCTCATCTCGGGTCTTCTGCACGCGACTAAACGTCTTCCCCAATCCGCTGCTGGCTGAGAAGCAGAAATATGCCTACCTTGTATACCTTTTTCTTGTATGGCCGGTCATTTTCTTCACGTACTTTAAGGTTTTCTTCGTGGCCCAATCGGCCAGCAAGGATGCCAAGAAGGCTCAGAGGACCATCATGCTGCACGGTTTTCAGCTTCTGCTGTGCATGACCACGTATGCGGTCCCAGCGCTCCAGCAAGCTTTGTTCCGCTGGTTCCCCAAGAACTACAAAGACTCTTTGTTCGGCTGCTTCATCCTCATTCAGGTCCTGCCCCGCGCCATCAGCCCCATCATATACGGCGTGAGGGACAAGCGCTTCAGGAGATACTTCAAACGCTACTTGCTCTGCAACGGCGGCCCTGACTCAGCAGAAATCAAAAGCGAGAACAACGGCACAGCACCAGCACATTAA
- the ckma gene encoding creatine kinase, muscle a, which produces MPFGNTHNNFKLNYKVEEEFPDLSKHNNHMAKVLTKDMYGKLRDKQTPSGYTLDDVIQTGVDNPGHPFIMTVGCVAGDEESYEVFKDLLDPIISDRHSGYGPNDLHKTDLNFENLKGGDDLDPNYVLSSRVRTGRSIKGFTLPPHNSRGERRIIEKLSVEALTSLDGEFKGKYYPLKTMTDADQEQLIADHFLFDKPVSPLLTCAGMARDWPDGRGIWHNDNKTFLVWVNEEDHLRVISMQKGGNMREVFKRFCVGLQKIEEIFKKHNHGFMWNKHLGYILTCPSNLGTGLRGGVHVKLPKLSTHAKFDEILTRLRLQKRGTGGVDTASVGGVFDISNADRLGSSEVDQVQMVVDGVKLMVEMEKKLEKGEAIDSMIPAQK; this is translated from the exons ATGCCTTTCGGAAACACCCACAACAACTTCAAGCTCAACTACAAAGTTGAGGAAGAGTTTCCTGACttgtccaagcacaacaaccACATGGCCAAGGTTCTGACCAAGGATATGTATGGCAAGCTGAGGGACAAGCAGACACCTAGCGGCTACACCCTGGACGATGTCATCCAGACCGGCGTTGACAACCCCG GTCACCCCTTCATCATGACTGTTGGCTGCGTGGCTGGCGATGAGGAGTCCTATGAGGTTTTCAAAGATCTGCTGGACCCCATCATCTCCGACCGTCACAGTGGATACGGCCCCAACGACCTCCACAAAACTGACCTGAACTTCGAGAACCTGAAG GGTGGTGACGACTTGGACCCCAACTACGTTCTGTCCAGCCGCGTCCGTACCGGCCGCAGCATCAAGGGCTTCACCCTGCCGCCCCACAACAGCCGTGGCGAGCGCAGAATTATCGAGAAGCTGTCCGTTGAGG CTCTGACCAGCCTGGATGGTGAGTTCAAGGGCAAGTACTACCCCCTGAAGACCATGACCGATGCTGACCAGGAGCAGCTGATTGctgatcacttcctgtttgacaaGCCCGTTTCCCCCCTTCTGACTTGCGCTGGTATGGCCCGTGACTGGCCCGACGGCAGAGGCATCTG GCACAATGACAACAAGACTTTCTTGGTGTGGGTGAACGAGGAGGATCACCTTCGTGTCATCTCCATGCAGAAGGGCGGCAACATGAGGGAAGTCTTCAAGCGTTTCTGTGTTGGCCTTCAGAAG ATTGAGGAGATCTTCAAGAAGCACAACCATGGTTTCATGTGGAACAAGCATTTGGGCTACATCCTGACCTGCCCCTCTAACCTGGGAACCGGTCTGCGTGGCGGCGTCCACGTCAAGCTGCCTAAACTGAGCACACACGCCAAGTTTGACGAGATCCTCACCAGGCTGCGTCTGCAGAAGCGTGGCACAG GCGGCGTCGACACCGCGTCCGTCGGTGGTGTTTTCGACATCTCCAACGCCGATCGTCTGGGATCTTCCGAGGTGGATCAGGTCCAGATGGTGGTTGATGGTGTCAAGCTGATGGTGGAGATGGAGAAGAAGCTGGAGAAGGGAGAGGCCATCGACAGCATGATCCCTGCCCAGAAGTAA